GCGCTGGACGACGACCTGCGCGCGCGCATGGGCGAGGCGGCGGTGCGCGGGGCCAAGGCGATCGACTACGTGGGCGCGGGGACCATCGAGATGCTGCTGAACGACGACGGGTCGTTCTACTTCATGGAGATGAACACGCGCATCCAGGTGGAGCACCCCGTCACCGAGGTGTGCACGGGGTTCGACCTGGTGAAGGAGCAGATCCGGGCCGCCGCGGGGCTCCCGCTCTCCATCCCGGACTACCCCATCCAGCTGCGCGGCCACGCCATCGAGTGCCGCATCAACGCCGAGGACCCGTCCCGCAACTTCGCGCCGTCGCCGGGCACGATCTCGGTCTTCCACCCGCCGGGCGGACCGGGCGTGCGCATCGACACGCACGTGTACGCGGGGTACCGCGTGCCGCCGTACTACGACTCGCTCCTGGCCAAGCTGATCGTGCACGCCTCCACGCGTGAGGAGGCGATCGCGCGCATGAGGCACTCGCTGGCCGGCTTCGTGATCGAGGGGGTGCACACCACCATCCCCTTCCTTCTCCAGGTGATGGACCACCCCGGCTTCATGGCCGGCGAGGTGGACACCAAGTTCCTGGAGCGCTGGATGGCGGAGCGCGCGGGTGCCTGACATGCGGCTGGACGTGTTCATGACCCCCGCCGAGGCGCTCCCCGCCGAGGTGGCCGGCCGTACCGTCGTGGTGATCGACGTGCTGCGCGCCTCGTCGTCCATCGTCGAGGCGATGGCGTCGGGGGCGCGCACCATCTTCCCCGTGGCGTCCATCGAGGAGGCGATCCGCCTGGCCAACACGCTGGGCCGCGACGGCGTGCTGCTCTGCGGCGAGCGGCGCAGCCTGACCATCGAGGGCTTCGACCTGGGCAACTCGCCCGGCGACTTCACCCCCGAGCGCGTCGGCGGCAAGACGCTGGTGATGACCACCACCAACGGCACGGCGTCGATGGCGGCCGCGGCGGGGGCGGGGCGGGTGATCGTCGGGGCGCTCCTCAACCTGGACGCCGTGGTCGAGGAACTGGTGCGCACCGGCGCCGAGCCCGTCTTCCTCTGCTCGGGCCGCGAGGGCCGCTTCGGCCTGGACGACGCCGTCACCGCCGGCCGCATGATCGGCGCCCTGATGGAAGCGCTTCCTGCCGCGGAGTGGACGATGAACGACGGCGCCCGGGCTGCGCTCGCCCTGGGCCGCGCCTTCGACGGCGACGCCGCGGCCCTCTTCGCCGAGACCGCCGCCGGCCGCCAGGTCGCCGACGCCGGCCTCGAAGCCGACCTCGCCTTCTGCGCCCAGACCAACCTCCGCGACGTGGTCCCGGTGCTTCAGGATCGCAGCATCACGTTGAACGGAAGTGCGTGAGTGCGTTAGTGCGTGCGTTGTAACGGCCGGAATGTCGTAGTCGTAGGGGCGTGATTTATCACGCCCGTGCCCGCCACGGCACCGCGCCCCGCCTCCCGCACCGCAATCCGTAGGGGCAACCCCACGTGGTTGCCCGTGCCCGACGCGGCACCGCGCCCCGTTCCACGGGCGAATAAATTCGCGGCTGGAACCGCGCAAAGTCCGCCTGCGCGGACTCTCGCAAACGGCGGTGTTCTTTCTTGTCATCCTGAGCAAAGCGCCCTCACAGTCCTCGCCCGCTCTCCAGACCTCGGGCGCGAAGCGAAGGATCTACTGCGCGTAACGAGGGGCTCGCGTCTTTGCCCGCCGTCCTCCTGCCTCGCCGAGTAGATCCTTCGGTCGCCGCAAAAGTGGAGTGCACCGCTGGCCCGTGCGACGCGGCTCCCTCAGGATGAAAGAAAGCGCACTAACGCACTAACGCACTTCGTTTTCCCCACCCGCAGGAACTCCATGCAGTTATCCCTCGACGACCGGCAGCGGCGCGAGCTGTGGGGGCTCGGACTCCTGGCCCTCGCGCTCCTGCTCGCGCTTTCCCTGATCCCGGTCGGCCTGTTAGGCGCGACCGGAATGCGGCTCTTTCCCACCGGCAACGTGGTCGGCGTGGCGGGAAGCTGGCTCGCGCGCGGCACGCTCGGGTTCCTGGGCGTCGGGGCGGTCGCGCTGCCGGTGCTGGCGGGGCTGTGGGGGCTGGTCGCGTTCGAAAAGCTGGAGGCGCCTTCCGCCTTCCGCTGGAGCGTGCTGGCGGCGGGGCTGATGCTGCTGGTTCCCGCCACCGCCGCCGTCGCCATCGGACGCGTCGCGGAGCCGCCGCTGCTGGCCGGGTGGACCGGCGCCGCGGCGGGGTGGGGAATGGCGTCGCTGATCGGCACGGTGGGCGCGTCACTTGTCCTCTTCTTCGCCTTCGCCGGGCTGTGCGTGGCGACACTCAAGTGGAACCCGCTGCGCACCGCGGTCGGCGGCGGGCGGCTGGCCTGGGGGCACGCGCGCACCCTCGCCACCTCCATCCCGTCGCCCACGCTGCGCCTCCCCGACCCGCGCCTCCTCCTCCCCACGCGCGGCCCCCGCACGCCCGACACGGAGCAGGAGATCGACGAAGCGGAGCTCGAGGAGGAGTACGCCGACTTCCTCCCCGAAGACGCCTTCGCCAGCTACGACGACGAGGAGGCGACGGTGCTCGACCACCCCGTCGCCCTCGCGCCCCCGGCCAAGGCGCCCGCGAAGGCCAAAGCCGCCGCGAAGCCGGTCGCACGCTCCACCGCCGCCGAGCAGACGGAGCTGATCCCCGAAGACGCGGGCGATCCCACGGCCGGCGACCTTCCGGCGTCCGACCTGCTCACCGCCGCACCGTTCCGTGACGACCAGCGCAACCGCCAGGAGCTGGACAAGCTGGGAAAGGTGCTGATCGACAAGCTCGCGACGTTCAAGATCGAGGGCGAGATCGTCGGGATGACGACGGGCCCCGTGGTCACGCAGTTCGAGGTCTCGCCCGCGCCCGGCGTCAAAGTGGCGCGCATCGCGAACCTGGAGGCGGACCTGGCGCTGGCGCTCAAGGCGCCATCGGTGCGCATCGTAGCGCCCATCCCCGGCAAGGGGGCCGTCGGCGTGGAAGTGCCCAACCCGACGCCGGAGATGGTCTTCTTCCGCGAAGTCGTAGAAAGCCAGCAGTTCCGCGCGAGCAAGGCGGCGCTCCCGCTGGCGCTGGGCAAGGACATCGCGGGGCGGCCGATGGTCGCGGACCTCGCCAAGATGCCGCACCTCCTGATCGCCGGCGCCACGGGATCGGGCAAGTCGGTGTGCGTCAACACCATCATCACCTCGCTGATCTACCGCCACTCGCCGCAGTCGCTCCGGTTCCTGATGGTGGACCCGAAGATGGTGGAGCTCAGCATGTACAACGACCTCCCCCACCTGCGGCACCCCGTCGTCACGGACAACAACGACGCCGCGGCGGTCCTCAAGTGGGCGGTGCTGGAGATGGAGCGCCGCTACGAGCTCCTTTCGGTGAACGGCGTCCGCAACCTGCAGGACTTCAACAAGCGCGTGGAGAGCGGCGTCGTCATCCGCTCCCCCGAGGCCGACGGTGAAGAGGGGGATCCCGACCGGTGGCTCTACAAGGGCGGCGCGCTCCCGTACATCGTCGTCATCATCGACGAGCTGGCGGATCTGATGATGACGGTGCAGGGCGACGTGGAGAAGCCGCTGGCGCTGCTAGCGCAGAAAGCGCGCGCCATTGGCATCCACCTGATCCTGGCGACGCAGCGCCCCTCGGTGAACGTCATCACGGGGCTGATCAAGGCCAACTTCCCCAGCCGCATCGCCTTCCGCGTCTCGTCCAAGGTGGACAGCCGCACCATCCTCGACGGCAACGGCGCCGACGCGCTCCTGGGCAACGGCGACATGCTGATGCTGCCCCCGGGGAGCAGCGAGCTGATCCGCATCCAGGGCGCCTACCTCTCGACCGAAGAGACGGAAGAGGTAATGAAGTGGTATCGCGAACAGGCGCGCATCCGCCGCGAGGAGGCGCTCGCCGCGGGCCTGGAGATCGCCGAGGGCACTGGCGAGGCGAACATCCTGGACGTCGTGCGCGCCTCCGAGGACACGGGCGAGCTGGAGCCGGAGGAGGCGGTGGGCGAGCGCGACAAGCTTTTCCGCGAAGCCGCCGAGCTCTGCATCCAGCACCAGGGCGGCTCCACCTCGCTGCTCCAGCGCCGCCTGCGCATCGGCTACGGGCGCGCCGCGCGCATCATCGACCAGCTCCACTTCGCCGGCGTGCTCGGACCTCCGGATGGATCCAAACCGCGCGACGTGCTGGTCGACTTCACCCAGATCGATTCGATT
The nucleotide sequence above comes from Longimicrobium sp.. Encoded proteins:
- a CDS encoding carbamoyl phosphate synthase; the encoded protein is ALDDDLRARMGEAAVRGAKAIDYVGAGTIEMLLNDDGSFYFMEMNTRIQVEHPVTEVCTGFDLVKEQIRAAAGLPLSIPDYPIQLRGHAIECRINAEDPSRNFAPSPGTISVFHPPGGPGVRIDTHVYAGYRVPPYYDSLLAKLIVHASTREEAIARMRHSLAGFVIEGVHTTIPFLLQVMDHPGFMAGEVDTKFLERWMAERAGA
- a CDS encoding 2-phosphosulfolactate phosphatase: MRLDVFMTPAEALPAEVAGRTVVVIDVLRASSSIVEAMASGARTIFPVASIEEAIRLANTLGRDGVLLCGERRSLTIEGFDLGNSPGDFTPERVGGKTLVMTTTNGTASMAAAAGAGRVIVGALLNLDAVVEELVRTGAEPVFLCSGREGRFGLDDAVTAGRMIGALMEALPAAEWTMNDGARAALALGRAFDGDAAALFAETAAGRQVADAGLEADLAFCAQTNLRDVVPVLQDRSITLNGSA
- a CDS encoding DNA translocase FtsK 4TM domain-containing protein, which codes for MQLSLDDRQRRELWGLGLLALALLLALSLIPVGLLGATGMRLFPTGNVVGVAGSWLARGTLGFLGVGAVALPVLAGLWGLVAFEKLEAPSAFRWSVLAAGLMLLVPATAAVAIGRVAEPPLLAGWTGAAAGWGMASLIGTVGASLVLFFAFAGLCVATLKWNPLRTAVGGGRLAWGHARTLATSIPSPTLRLPDPRLLLPTRGPRTPDTEQEIDEAELEEEYADFLPEDAFASYDDEEATVLDHPVALAPPAKAPAKAKAAAKPVARSTAAEQTELIPEDAGDPTAGDLPASDLLTAAPFRDDQRNRQELDKLGKVLIDKLATFKIEGEIVGMTTGPVVTQFEVSPAPGVKVARIANLEADLALALKAPSVRIVAPIPGKGAVGVEVPNPTPEMVFFREVVESQQFRASKAALPLALGKDIAGRPMVADLAKMPHLLIAGATGSGKSVCVNTIITSLIYRHSPQSLRFLMVDPKMVELSMYNDLPHLRHPVVTDNNDAAAVLKWAVLEMERRYELLSVNGVRNLQDFNKRVESGVVIRSPEADGEEGDPDRWLYKGGALPYIVVIIDELADLMMTVQGDVEKPLALLAQKARAIGIHLILATQRPSVNVITGLIKANFPSRIAFRVSSKVDSRTILDGNGADALLGNGDMLMLPPGSSELIRIQGAYLSTEETEEVMKWYREQARIRREEALAAGLEIAEGTGEANILDVVRASEDTGELEPEEAVGERDKLFREAAELCIQHQGGSTSLLQRRLRIGYGRAARIIDQLHFAGVLGPPDGSKPRDVLVDFTQIDSICGG